Part of the Thermus neutrinimicus genome is shown below.
TGCCTTGAAGAGGGATTCCGCCCGTTCCCCTGGGGTCTGGGCCAACGCCAAACCCAGCCCGAGGAGAAGGGTAAGGGTTTTGGAAAAAGGTTTCGTCATAAGGGCCTCCAAACCCGTCGTTGCTCTAAGCATAGCACAGCTCCAGGGGAGGGGTCTTTGTTATCCTAAGGACGTGGGTCCTCCTGGCAAGGCCCTGGACCTGGATGCCCCCCGGGTCCTGGTGCTGAACGCCGCCTACGAGGTATTGGGGCTTGCCAGCATCAAGCGAAGCGTCCTCCTGGTGCTTTCCGGAGGGGCCGAGATGCTCTCGGAAAGCGGGCGCTACCTGCACACCCCTTCCACCCGGATTCCCGTCCCCAGCGTCATCCGCTTGAAGCGCTTGGTGCGGCGGGGGCCAAGCCGCATCCCCCTGAACCGCCGCAACATCCTGAGGCGGGACCGCTACACCTGCCAGTACTGCGGCCGGCAAGGAGGAGAGCTCACCGTGGACCACGTGCTTCCCCGAAGCCGGGGTGGCCAAAGCACCTGGGAAAACCTGGTGGCCGCCTGCCGCCCCTGCAACCTGAAAAAGGGGGACCGCACCCCCGAGGAGGCGGGGATGCGCCTACTAAAGCCCCCTCGGGCGCCCAAGGCGCCCCTTTTTCTTTCCGACCTCAAGGAGGTACCCGAGGACTGGCAACCCTACCTCCAGGCCTGGCTGCCCTGAGGACAAAGCCCCTAGCGCCGCACCGTGAGGAGCACCGCCCAAAGCACCATGCCTGCCCCCAAGTAGGCCCAGGGGGAAAGCACCTCCCTAAAGAAGAGGAAAGCGAACAGGTTGGCCACCACGGGCTCGAGGGTGGCCACCACGCTGGCCCGGGTGGCAGGAAGGCGTTTGAGCCCCGCATAGTACGCCAAATAGGCACCGTAGGTGGAAAATATGCCCAAAAAGACCAAGGCCCCCATGGCCCTTGGGCTTAAGGGAGTAAGCTCCACCCAGGGCAGAAGCCCCAAGGCCCCCACGGGCAGGGCGTAGAGGAAGAGGGTGGGGGTGGCGTAGCGGGGAAGGTAAAGCTTGCCGAAGATGTAGTAAAGGGCATAGGTGAACCCGGAAAGGAGTCCAAAGAAAAGGGCCAGGGACAAGACCCTTACCCCACTTCCTCCCCCCATGCCCATGAGCCCTACCCCCAGAAGGGTCAGGGCCACCGCCAAAAGGCCGGTGCGGTCCAGGGGCTCCTTTAGGATGACTAGGGAAAGCAGGGCCACCCAGGCCGGGGCCGTATAGAGGAGGACCGAGGCCAAGGCCGCCCCCCCGTGGACCACCGAAAGCTGGTAGGAACCGTAGAAGAGGGAAACCCCCACCAAGCCGAAGAGAAGGAGGGGCAAGATATCCCGCCCCTCCACCCTAACCTGGCGCAGGAAAAGGGCGTGCAGGCCGAAGAACACCCAGGCAATGGCCGCCCGGAAAAAGGCCACGGAAAGCGGGGTGAGCCCCTCCTCAAAGGCCAGGCGGCTTATGGGGCCGATGAGCCCCCAAAGGAAGGCGGCCAGGAGCAGATAGGGGTAGCCCATGGGGAAGAGTGTATAATCCCCCCAGTGTCCTATGGAGGCCTTATGAGCGCGCGCACCCTCTTTGTCCTCCTCGTCCTCCTTCTCTTGGTCCTTTTCTCCTGGCTCAACTGGGGGGAGATCACCAAGCCCACCTCCCTCTCCCTGGGCCTCACCCGGGTGGAGGCCCCCTTGGGCCTGGTGTTGGTGGTGGCCCTGGGGGTGGTTTCCCTCCTCTACCTCATCTTCACCATCGGCCTGGAAACCGCAGCCCTTTTGGAGGTGAGGCGTTACGCCCGGGAGCTTCTCCACTACAAGAAGCTGGCCGAGGAGGCGGAGCAAAGCCGCTACACCGAGCTCAGGAGCTACCTGGAAGCAGAGTTCAAGCGCCTGGCGGAGGCGGAAAGGGAGGAGATCCGGGCCCTCGAGGCCCGCGTGGCGGAAACCCTGGAAAAGCACGGGAACACCCTGGCCGCCTACATCGGCGAGCTGGAGGACCAGCTCCTAAGGCTCCTTCAGGGGCAAGGAGGGGAGAAGGCGTAAGCGCCGGCACCCCCTCCTGGGGCCCGGCGCTTACGGGCATCCTTCTCCCTTTTGGGGCGCTCCTACTCCACCAGCTCCACCAGGGCCAAGGGCGCCCCATCCCCCCGCCGGCGTTCCGCCAGCTTGAGGACCCGGGTATACCCCCCGGTGCGGTTCTGGTACCTGGGGGCAATCTCGTCGAAGAGCTTCCGCACCAGCTTCACGTCCTGCAGATCCCTCAGCACCAGGCGGCGGGCGTGCAGGTCCCCCCGCTTGGCCAGGTGGATGAGGTGGTCCACAAAGCCCGTGAGCTCCTTGGCCTTGGGCACGGTGGTGGTGATGCGGCCATGGAGAAGAAGGCTTTTGGCCTGGTTGCGGTAAAGGGCCAGGCGGTGGGAAGAGTGGCGGTTCAGCTTCCTTCCAGACTTCAGGTGGCGCATGGTCTCACTCCTTTAAGGCGAATCCCTTTTTGGCCAAAGCCTCGCGGATCTCCTCGAGGCTCCTCTCCCCGATGCCGGGGATGTTCTTCAGGTCCTTGAGGTTCAAGGCCAAAAGCGCCCGCACCGACTCGATCCCCTCCTCCTTGAGGCTGTGGAGAACCCGGGTGGAAAGCCCAAGCTCCTCCAAAGGCAGGTCCAGCTCCTCCTCCCCTCCCGCGCGCTCCACCGAAGCGGGTTCGGGGGCAGGCAGGGCGGTGGCCTGCGGGTTGGCGAAATAGGAGAGGTGCTCCTTGAGGATCTCCACCGCCTGGTTCAGGGCCTCCAAGGGGGTCACGGAGCCGTCCGTCCAGATCCTTAGGGTCAGCTTGTCCAGGTCGGTGCGCTGGCCAAGCCGGGTATCCTCCACCTGGAAGGCCACCCGGCGTACGGGGGAGAAGATGGCGTCCACGGGGATGGAGTTGATGCGGTCCTTGATCCCGTGGCGCTCGGCGGGCACATACCCCACACCCCGGTCCACCCGCACCTCCATGTAGAGCTTACCCCCCTCCTCCAAGGTAGCGATGGGAAGATCGGGGTTTAGGATCTCGGCATCGGGTGGCACGACAAAATCCCCCGCCCTGACCACCTTAGGGCCTTGGGCCTTTAGGACCAGGGTGGTGGTCTGCATCCTGGGGTCCAGGAAGCGCACCACCAGCTCCTTGAGGTTCAGGATGATCTCCACCACGTCCTCCTTGACCCCGGGAATGGTGGAGAACTCGTGGAGGACGTCCTCAATGTACACGCTGGTGACCGCGGTCCCGGGAATAGAGGAAAGGAGAATCCGCCTCAAGGGGTTGCCCAGGGTGACGCCGAATCCCCGCTCCAGGGGCTCCAAGACAAACTCCCCGTACTCCCGCCCCTGGGTGCGCACCGTGAAGACCGGGGCTTTCAGCTTGCTCTCTAACATAGACCTCCTTGCCGGCAACGCATGGGCCCGGCCAAGCCGGCCCCTTCAGGGCTACCTGGAGTAGAACTCCACCACCAGCTGCTCGTTCACGGGAAGCGCCAGGTCCTCCCGATCGGGCAGGCGCAGGAACTTACCCTTCATCCCCTCCACATCCAAGGAGAGCCAGGGACCCACCTTGCGGCCCTTCATGGCCTCGAGGTTCTCCCGGATGAAGGCCAGGTTGCGGCTACCCTCGGCGATGGCGATCTCATCCCCGGGCTTCACCTGGTAGGCGGGAAGGTCCACCCGGCGGCCGTTCACGGTGATGTGGCCGTGGCGCACCATCTGCCGCGCCTGGCGGCGGCTAGCGGCAAAGCCCAGCCGATAGACCACATTGTCCAAGCGGGACTCCAAAAGCCCCAGGAAGACGGTACCCGTAACCCCCCTCTTGCGGCTGGCTTCCTCAAAGAGGTTGCGGAACTGGGTTTCGGAGATCCCGTAGATGCGGCGGAGTTTCTGCTTCTCCCTCAGGCGCACCGCGTAGTCCGAAGGGCGGCGGGTGCGCTTCTGCCCGTGCTGCCCCGGAGGGTAGGGGCGGCGCTCCATGGCGCACTTGGGGCTATAGCAACGCTCCCCCTTCAGGTAGAGCTTGACTCCTTCCCGGCGGCAAAGACGGCAAACTGGACCAATGTAACGACCCATCTTCTCCTACTCCTTATGACGCCTTGCGGAACTTCTTCTTAGGCCGGCAGCCGTTGTGGGGCACAGGGGTGTCGTCCACGATGGACTTCACCTGCAAACCCGAGGCCTGAAGGGCCCGGATGGCCTGCTCCCGACCCGCCCCGGTGCCGCGCACGATAACGTCCACGCTCTGCATGCCGTAGGCCATGGCCTTCTTGGCCGCATCCATGGCCGCCAGCTGGGCCGCATACGGGGTGCCCTTGCGGCTCCCCTTGTAGCCGATGACCCCACCCGAGGACCAGGTGATGGGGTTGCCGTCCGGGTCGGTGATGGTGACGATGGTGTTGTTGTAGGAGGCGTGGATATACGCCTTCCCGCTGGCCACCTGTCGCTTGACTTTTTTCTTGGTCGCTTTTCTGGCCATACTCTCCCTCAGCTTTAGGAGTATCCACTGGCCCTAGAACTACTTCCTAGGCGCCTTCTTCTTACCCGCCACCGTCTTGCGGGGACCCTTGCGGGTACGGGCATTGGTGCGGGTGCGCTGCCCCCTCACCGGCAATCCGCGGCGGTGGCGGAGGCCCCGATAGCAGCCGATGTCCATGAGGCGCTTGATGTTGGCGGCCACCTCAGCCCTGAGCTCACCTTCCAGCTTCCAGGTGTTCTCCACGTACTCCCGAAGGCGCACCACCTCCGCCTCGGTGAGGTCCTTCACCCGGGTCGCCGGATTGATGCCCGTCTTCTCCAGAGCCTCCTTGGCCCGGGCCGGCCCCACCCCGTAGATGTAGGTGAGGGCCACATCCACCCGCTTGTTCCTAGGAATCTCCACACCTGCAATCCTCGCCACGTTCCCTCCTTACCCTTGCCGCTGCTTGTGCTTGGGGTTCTCGCAGATCACGTACACCCGACCGTGCCGGCGCACCACCTTGCACTTGTCGCACATCTTTTTAACCGATGCCCGTACCTTCATCTCGCCTCCTACTTCCTGTACACGATGCGGCCCCGCGTGGGGTCGTAGGGGGTAATCTCCACCACCACCCGGTCCCCAGGCAGGATGCGGATGTAGTGCATGCGCATCTTGCCCGAGATGTAGGCCAGAATCTCCGGTCCCGAGTCCAGCTTCACCCGAAAAGTGGTGTTGGGCAAGGCCTCGGTAACCACGCCTTCTGCCCGAATGGTGTCCTTCTCCTTCGCCATACCCCTCCTACCGCGCCCGCACCAGGGAAACCCCGGTGAGAAGCTCCGGGCCCTCCTCCGTCACCAAGACGGTGTTCTCGTAGTGGGCGGCGAGGTTGCCCGCTCCGGCGCTCGCCGTCCAGCCATCTTCCAATATTACCACAGAAGCCGGGCGCAAGGTGACCATGGGCTCGAGGGCCAGGGTCATGCCCGGCCGGATCTTGGGGCCCGTTCCCGGTTTGCCGAAGTTGGGCAGCTGTGGGTCCTCGTGGATCTCGCGCCCCACCCCGTGCCCCACGAACTCCCGCACCACCCCATACCCGCGGCTTTCCAGAAACGTCTGCACCGCATGGGCCACATCCCCTATGCGGTAGCCGGGCCTGAGGTACTTCATCCCCTCCCAAAAGGCGGCCTCGGTATCCTGGATGAGCCTTTCCGCCTCCGGGGAAACCTTGCCCACGGGAAAGGTGCGGGCCATGTCGGCGGCAAACCCCCCGTAGATGAGACCCACGTCCACGGAAAGGATATCCCCTTCCTTTAGGGGCTCCTCCGAGGGGATGCCGTGGACCACCACCTCGTTCACCGAGGTGCACAAGGTGGCGGGAAACCCGTAAAGGCCCAGGAAAGCCGGCTTGGCCTTGCGCTTTTTTATGGCCTCGTAGGCGATCCGGTCCAGCTCCTTGGTGGTGATGCCGGGCTCCACGTGCCGGCCCACCTCCTCCACCACCTCGGTGAGGAGGGCTCCCGCCTCCCGCATGCGCTCAATCTCCCATGGACTCTTCAGCTTGATGGCCATCAGATTCCCAGGGCTGCCCGGATGCGGGCGTAGACCTCATCGGGGGTACCCAGGCCGTCCACCCGCCTCAAGGCACCCGTTTTTTCATAGTACTGCACCAAGGGCTGGGTTTTCTCCCGGTAGACCCGGAGCCGGTGCCGGATGGTCTCCTCGTTGTCGTCCGAGCGCCCCTCGAGCTCCGCCCGCTTGAGCATGCGGGCCATGAGCTCCTCCTCCGGAACCTCCACCAGCACCACCCCAAGGAGCCGGGTTCCGGTGGCCTGGAGCAGGTGGTCCAGGGCCTCCGCCTGGGCCAGGGTGCGGGGAAAACCGTCAAAGATCACCCGCTCCGAAAGCTCCTCCCGGATTAGGGCCAGGATGAGGTCATCGGGAACCAGGTCCCCCCGGTCCATGATGGGCTTCACCTGTTGCCCCAAGGGTGTTCCCCGGGCCACGTGGTCCCGCAGGATGTCCCCGGTGGAGAGCTTCTTAAAGCCCAGCTCCTCCGCCATCCTGGCCGCCTGGGTGCCCTTTCCCGCCCCCGGCGGCCCCAAGAAGATCACCGCTTCCCCCATCTTCCCCCCTAACGCGTGCGGCCGCGGATGCGGCCCTTGGAAAGGAACCCTTCGTAGTTCCTCAGCATCAGCTGGCTCTCGATCTGCCTAAGGGTATCCAAGGCCACGCCCACCACGATGAGAAGACCGATGCCAGAAAAGGCGATGCTCTTCACCCCGGTGAGGTTTTGGATGATCTGCGGCAAGGCCGCCACCAGCCCCAGGAAAAGGGCCCCCCAGAGGGTCAGGCGGGAGACGATGTGCTCCAGGAACTTCACCGTGGGCTCGCCGGGACGGATACCCGGGATGAACCCCCCATACTCCCTGAGGCTTTCCGCAATCCGCTTGGGGTCAAACTGGACCGCGGTGTAGACGTAGGTGAAAAGGACGATGAGCACCACCTCGATGAGGAGGCCAGAGATGCGGATGGGGTTGAAGAAGTTGGCGATGGCCTGGAGGACCGGGTTGTCCTGGAAGGGGGCGGTGAGGAAGATGGGGATCTGCAGGATGGCGGCGGCGAAGACGATGGGGATGACGCCAGCGGCGTTCAGCTTGATGGGGATATAGGTGGCCTGCCCCCCATAGACCCTCCTGCCCACCACCTTCCTGGCGTACTGGACAGGGATGCGCCTTTCCGCCTGTTGCACCGCCGCCATCCCGGCAAAGGCCAAGACGATAAAGGCCAGGAAAAAGAGGAAGGCCACCAGGTTGACCTCCCCGGTGCGGATGAGACCCGCGGTGCGGAAAAGCTGCGGTAGCCAGTCCACCACGATCCCGGCAAAGATGATCATGCTGGTGCCGTTGCCGATGCCGTACTCGGTGATGCGCTCCGCCATCCACAAAAGGAGGGCGATGCCCGCCACCTGGGTGACCACCACCACCAGCCAGAAGAAGGGCCCAGGAGACCACCCCGGAAGGAGGAAGCGCCCACCCTCCGCCCCCAGGAAGGCGGTGGCCAGAAAGAAACCCTGGAAAGCCCCCAGAGCGATACCGCCGATGCGGGTGTACTGGTTGATGATGCGGCGGCCCTCTTCACCCTCCTTGGAAAGCTTCTCCAGGGCAGGAACCACATTGACCAAAAGCTGCATGATGATGGCGGCGGTGATGTAGGGCATGATTCCCAAAGCGAAGATGGAGAAGCGCTCAAAGTTACCGCCCGAAAAGAGGTTAATGATGCCGAAAACCCCTCCCTGGGTGGTGCGCAAAAACTCCTGGATCTTGTCCAGGTCCACCCCGGGGGTGGGGATAAAGGCCCCCAGGCGGTAAGCAGCCAACACCAGCAGGGTGAAGAGGATCCGCTGGCGCAGTTCGGGAATGGCCAGGGCGCTCCGGAAGGCCTTAAGCATCCTAAGCCTCCTTAGGCGTTTGCCCTTCGGGTAAAGGAGCCAGAAGGACGGCCTCGCCGCCTGCAGCCTTTAGCTTTTCCAGGGCGGTCTTGGAAAAGGCATGGGCCACCACCTTGAGGGGCTTAGCCTCCCCCTCCCCCAACACCTTAAGCCTGTAGCCCTTCTTCAGGATCCCGGCCTGGACCAACATCTCTGGGGTCACCTCCCCTTCGAAGCGGGCCAGGTCCCTCAGGTTCACCCCCTGGTACTTGGGCCGCTTGATCTCCCCGGGAACCTGGCCCTGCATGCCCCGCTTGGGCAGGCGCATCAGGGTGGTGGAACGCCCCCCCTCAAAGCGGCGCGGATCCTTGAGACCGCCGGAGCGGGACTTCTGCCCCTTGTGGCCCCGGGTGGCCGTCTTGCCGTGGCCGGAGCCAGGGCCCCGCCCCACCCGCTTCCGCCTCTTGTTGGCCCCAGGATTGGGTTTTAGCTCGGTAAGCTTCATTCCAGCACCTCCACCCGCACAAGGTGGGCCACCTTCTTGATGTTGCCCCGTATGGCGGGATGGTCCTCGAGGACCCTTTCCTTGTGGAGCTTGGTCAGCCCCAGGGCCTTCAAGGCCGCCTTCTGGTCCTTGGGATAGCCGATGGGGCTCTTCACCAGCTTAACCTTGAGCTTGGCCATCATTCCTCCCCGCCCTTCCGCAGGCGCTCCACATCCTGCTTGGTCCTAAGCTGCCTTAGGGCCTCCATGGTGGCGTAGGCGATGTTGATGGGGTTACGGCTCCCCAGCTCCTTGGTGAGGATATCCGTGATCCCGGCCAGCTCGAGGATGGCCCGGGGTACCGCCCCTGCAATCACCCCCGTACCGGGGGCGGCGGGCTTCAGGAGGATCTTGGAGGCCCCGTACTCCACCTCGATCTCGTGGGGGATGGTGCCGTTTTGGATGGGCACCTCCACCATGTTGCGACGGGCGTAGTACCCTGCCTTCTGCACCGCCAGGGGCACCTCCTTGGCCTTGCCCAGGCCCAGGCCCACCCGGCCCTGCCGGTCGCCCACCACCACCAAGGCCCCGAAGCGGAAGCGGCGGCCACCCTGGTAGGTCTTGGCGGTACGCCGCACCAGGATCATCTTCTCTTCAAAGTCGGTCTCGGGCATGCTTCCTCCTCGCTAAGCGACCTAGAACTCCAGGCCCCCTTCTCTGGCCCCTTCCGCCAGAGCCTTCACCCGGCCGTGGTACTTGTAGGGGCCGCGGTCAAAAGCCACCTTGGTGATCCCCAGGGCCTTGGCCTTCTCCGCCAAGGCCCGCCCCACCTGCCGGGCCACCTCGGTCTTGTTGCCCTTGAGCTTGAGCGCCAAGCTGGACTCGGCCACCAGGGTGTGGCCCTTCTCGTCGTCGATGATCTGGGCGTAGATGTGGTTAAGGCTCCGGAAGACGGAAAGGCGAAGCCTAGCGGAGCGCTTGACGCGGTTGCGCACCCGGAACTTGCGGCGTTCGTATGCGGTAAGCCGTGCCATGGTTCCCCCTACTTCTTGGCCCCGGCCTTGCCGGGCTTAAGGCGGACGGGCTCGCCCGCGTAGTAAATGCCCTTCTCGTGGTAGGCGCTGGGCTTCTTGATGGCGCGCAGGTTGGCGGCCACCTGGCCCACCTTCTGCTTGTCTATTCCGAGAACGCGGATCTTGGTGGGCTCGGGCACCTCAAAGGTGATCCCCTCCGGGGGCTCCACCACCACGGGGTGGCTAAAGCCCACGGTGAGCTCCACCGCCCGTCCCGCAAGCCGGGCCCGGTAGCCAATCCCCTTGATGAGGAGCTCCTTCACGTACCCCTCGGAAACCCCTTTGACGGCGTTGGCGATGAGGGTCCGGGTGAGGCCGTGGAGGCTCTTGTGGCGGCGCTCATCCGAGGGCCTTTCCACCCGCACCACCCCCTCCTCCACCACCACCCGCATCTCCGGGGAGATGGCCACGGAAAGCTCGCCCTTGGGGCCTTTGACCTTGACGAGCCCCGGGGTGACCTCGAGGGTGACCCCCTTGGGCAAGGGAATGGGAAGCCGGCCAATCCTAGACATCACCACACCTCGCAGATAAGCTCCCCGCCCACGCCCAGACGCCGGGCCTCCCGGTCGGTAAGGACGCCCTTAGGCGTGGACAGGATGGCAATCCCCAGGCCGCGGCGCACCCGGGGAATCTCCTTGACCCCCACGTACACCCGTCGCCCAGGTCGGCTGATGCGACGGATGTGGTTGATGACCTGTTCGGGCCGGGGGTCCAGCCCCTGGCGCCTCGGCCCATACTTGAGGTAGATGCGCAAGACGGGCTTGCCATCCACCTCCACCCGCTCGTACCCCTTGATGAAGCCCTCCCGCGCCAGGATCTTGAGGATCTCCTCCTTAAAGCGGGAGGCGGGCACCTCGGTGCTCTCCTTGTAGACCCGGGTGGCGTTGCGAATCCGGGTCAGCATGTCGGCAATGGGGTCCGTCAACATTTCCTCTCTCCTTTTACCTCACTCCTGGACCATGCGGTCTCGAGGGAACCCCCTCGACCGGCCACGGCCTACCAGCTGGCCTTCTTCACCCCGGGAAGCTGCCCCTTGTGGGCCAGCTCCCTAAGGCAGATCCGGCAGAGCCCGAAGTAGCGGTACACGCTCCTGGCCCTCCCACAGCGCACGCAACGGGTGTAGGCCCGCACCTTGAACTTGGGGGTACGCTTGGCCTTTTCGATCAACGCCTTTCTCGCCATGCTCGCCTCACTTGCGGAAGGGGAAGCCCAGAAGCTCCAAAAGGGCCCTGGCCTCCTCGTCGGTCCGGGCAGTGGTGACCACCGCGATGTCCATGCCCCTAAGGGCATCCACCATGTCGTAGGTGATCTCGGGGAAGATGAGCTGCTCCCTAAGGCCCAGGTTGTAGTTGCCACGGCCGTCAAAGCTACCCGGGTTCACCCCGCGGAAGTCGCGGATGCGGGGAAGGGCCACGGAAAGCAACTTCTCCAGGAAGATCCACATCCTGTCCCCGCGCAGGGTAACCCTAAGGCCAATGGGCATCCCCTTGCGGAGCTTGAAGTTAGAGATGGACTTCTTGGCCCGGGTTACGGCCGGCTTCTGGCCGGTGATGAGGGCAAGCTCCTGGGAAGCCTTTTCCAGGATGCGGGCATCCTCCTTGGCCTCCCCCAGCCCCTGGTTGATCACCACCTTCTCCAGCCTGGGCACCTCCCAGATGTTCTGGTAGCCGAAGCGGCGGATGAGCTCGGGCCGCACCTCCTCGTAGTACTTCCTCTTAAGCACAACCTCTAGCGGCATCTTATCCCTCCACGTCCAAAGCCCCGCCACACTTGGCGCACACCCGGATCTTCCGGCCATCCTCCAGA
Proteins encoded:
- the infA gene encoding translation initiation factor IF-1, with amino-acid sequence MAKEKDTIRAEGVVTEALPNTTFRVKLDSGPEILAYISGKMRMHYIRILPGDRVVVEITPYDPTRGRIVYRK
- the rpsM gene encoding 30S ribosomal protein S13, whose product is MARIAGVEIPRNKRVDVALTYIYGVGPARAKEALEKTGINPATRVKDLTEAEVVRLREYVENTWKLEGELRAEVAANIKRLMDIGCYRGLRHRRGLPVRGQRTRTNARTRKGPRKTVAGKKKAPRK
- a CDS encoding DMT family transporter; the encoded protein is MGYPYLLLAAFLWGLIGPISRLAFEEGLTPLSVAFFRAAIAWVFFGLHALFLRQVRVEGRDILPLLLFGLVGVSLFYGSYQLSVVHGGAALASVLLYTAPAWVALLSLVILKEPLDRTGLLAVALTLLGVGLMGMGGGSGVRVLSLALFFGLLSGFTYALYYIFGKLYLPRYATPTLFLYALPVGALGLLPWVELTPLSPRAMGALVFLGIFSTYGAYLAYYAGLKRLPATRASVVATLEPVVANLFAFLFFREVLSPWAYLGAGMVLWAVLLTVRR
- the rpmD gene encoding 50S ribosomal protein L30, whose protein sequence is MAKLKVKLVKSPIGYPKDQKAALKALGLTKLHKERVLEDHPAIRGNIKKVAHLVRVEVLE
- the rplQ gene encoding 50S ribosomal protein L17; its protein translation is MRHLKSGRKLNRHSSHRLALYRNQAKSLLLHGRITTTVPKAKELTGFVDHLIHLAKRGDLHARRLVLRDLQDVKLVRKLFDEIAPRYQNRTGGYTRVLKLAERRRGDGAPLALVELVE
- a CDS encoding DNA cytosine methyltransferase encodes the protein MSARTLFVLLVLLLLVLFSWLNWGEITKPTSLSLGLTRVEAPLGLVLVVALGVVSLLYLIFTIGLETAALLEVRRYARELLHYKKLAEEAEQSRYTELRSYLEAEFKRLAEAEREEIRALEARVAETLEKHGNTLAAYIGELEDQLLRLLQGQGGEKA
- a CDS encoding DNA-directed RNA polymerase subunit alpha gives rise to the protein MLESKLKAPVFTVRTQGREYGEFVLEPLERGFGVTLGNPLRRILLSSIPGTAVTSVYIEDVLHEFSTIPGVKEDVVEIILNLKELVVRFLDPRMQTTTLVLKAQGPKVVRAGDFVVPPDAEILNPDLPIATLEEGGKLYMEVRVDRGVGYVPAERHGIKDRINSIPVDAIFSPVRRVAFQVEDTRLGQRTDLDKLTLRIWTDGSVTPLEALNQAVEILKEHLSYFANPQATALPAPEPASVERAGGEEELDLPLEELGLSTRVLHSLKEEGIESVRALLALNLKDLKNIPGIGERSLEEIREALAKKGFALKE
- the secY gene encoding preprotein translocase subunit SecY, which produces MLKAFRSALAIPELRQRILFTLLVLAAYRLGAFIPTPGVDLDKIQEFLRTTQGGVFGIINLFSGGNFERFSIFALGIMPYITAAIIMQLLVNVVPALEKLSKEGEEGRRIINQYTRIGGIALGAFQGFFLATAFLGAEGGRFLLPGWSPGPFFWLVVVVTQVAGIALLLWMAERITEYGIGNGTSMIIFAGIVVDWLPQLFRTAGLIRTGEVNLVAFLFFLAFIVLAFAGMAAVQQAERRIPVQYARKVVGRRVYGGQATYIPIKLNAAGVIPIVFAAAILQIPIFLTAPFQDNPVLQAIANFFNPIRISGLLIEVVLIVLFTYVYTAVQFDPKRIAESLREYGGFIPGIRPGEPTVKFLEHIVSRLTLWGALFLGLVAALPQIIQNLTGVKSIAFSGIGLLIVVGVALDTLRQIESQLMLRNYEGFLSKGRIRGRTR
- the rplR gene encoding 50S ribosomal protein L18, with translation MARLTAYERRKFRVRNRVKRSARLRLSVFRSLNHIYAQIIDDEKGHTLVAESSLALKLKGNKTEVARQVGRALAEKAKALGITKVAFDRGPYKYHGRVKALAEGAREGGLEF
- the rpsK gene encoding 30S ribosomal protein S11, with amino-acid sequence MARKATKKKVKRQVASGKAYIHASYNNTIVTITDPDGNPITWSSGGVIGYKGSRKGTPYAAQLAAMDAAKKAMAYGMQSVDVIVRGTGAGREQAIRALQASGLQVKSIVDDTPVPHNGCRPKKKFRKAS
- the rpsH gene encoding 30S ribosomal protein S8; translation: MLTDPIADMLTRIRNATRVYKESTEVPASRFKEEILKILAREGFIKGYERVEVDGKPVLRIYLKYGPRRQGLDPRPEQVINHIRRISRPGRRVYVGVKEIPRVRRGLGIAILSTPKGVLTDREARRLGVGGELICEVW
- the rpmJ gene encoding 50S ribosomal protein L36 — its product is MKVRASVKKMCDKCKVVRRHGRVYVICENPKHKQRQG
- a CDS encoding type Z 30S ribosomal protein S14, with product MARKALIEKAKRTPKFKVRAYTRCVRCGRARSVYRYFGLCRICLRELAHKGQLPGVKKASW
- the rplO gene encoding 50S ribosomal protein L15; this encodes MKLTELKPNPGANKRRKRVGRGPGSGHGKTATRGHKGQKSRSGGLKDPRRFEGGRSTTLMRLPKRGMQGQVPGEIKRPKYQGVNLRDLARFEGEVTPEMLVQAGILKKGYRLKVLGEGEAKPLKVVAHAFSKTALEKLKAAGGEAVLLAPLPEGQTPKEA
- the rplF gene encoding 50S ribosomal protein L6, whose protein sequence is MSRIGRLPIPLPKGVTLEVTPGLVKVKGPKGELSVAISPEMRVVVEEGVVRVERPSDERRHKSLHGLTRTLIANAVKGVSEGYVKELLIKGIGYRARLAGRAVELTVGFSHPVVVEPPEGITFEVPEPTKIRVLGIDKQKVGQVAANLRAIKKPSAYHEKGIYYAGEPVRLKPGKAGAKK
- a CDS encoding HNH endonuclease — translated: MDLDAPRVLVLNAAYEVLGLASIKRSVLLVLSGGAEMLSESGRYLHTPSTRIPVPSVIRLKRLVRRGPSRIPLNRRNILRRDRYTCQYCGRQGGELTVDHVLPRSRGGQSTWENLVAACRPCNLKKGDRTPEEAGMRLLKPPRAPKAPLFLSDLKEVPEDWQPYLQAWLP
- the rpsD gene encoding 30S ribosomal protein S4, with the translated sequence MGRYIGPVCRLCRREGVKLYLKGERCYSPKCAMERRPYPPGQHGQKRTRRPSDYAVRLREKQKLRRIYGISETQFRNLFEEASRKRGVTGTVFLGLLESRLDNVVYRLGFAASRRQARQMVRHGHITVNGRRVDLPAYQVKPGDEIAIAEGSRNLAFIRENLEAMKGRKVGPWLSLDVEGMKGKFLRLPDREDLALPVNEQLVVEFYSR
- the rpsE gene encoding 30S ribosomal protein S5, whose protein sequence is MPETDFEEKMILVRRTAKTYQGGRRFRFGALVVVGDRQGRVGLGLGKAKEVPLAVQKAGYYARRNMVEVPIQNGTIPHEIEVEYGASKILLKPAAPGTGVIAGAVPRAILELAGITDILTKELGSRNPINIAYATMEALRQLRTKQDVERLRKGGEE
- a CDS encoding adenylate kinase produces the protein MGEAVIFLGPPGAGKGTQAARMAEELGFKKLSTGDILRDHVARGTPLGQQVKPIMDRGDLVPDDLILALIREELSERVIFDGFPRTLAQAEALDHLLQATGTRLLGVVLVEVPEEELMARMLKRAELEGRSDDNEETIRHRLRVYREKTQPLVQYYEKTGALRRVDGLGTPDEVYARIRAALGI
- the map gene encoding type I methionyl aminopeptidase, coding for MAIKLKSPWEIERMREAGALLTEVVEEVGRHVEPGITTKELDRIAYEAIKKRKAKPAFLGLYGFPATLCTSVNEVVVHGIPSEEPLKEGDILSVDVGLIYGGFAADMARTFPVGKVSPEAERLIQDTEAAFWEGMKYLRPGYRIGDVAHAVQTFLESRGYGVVREFVGHGVGREIHEDPQLPNFGKPGTGPKIRPGMTLALEPMVTLRPASVVILEDGWTASAGAGNLAAHYENTVLVTEEGPELLTGVSLVRAR